The following nucleotide sequence is from Petrotoga sp. 9PW.55.5.1.
ACTCAATTTAATATTGGCGGGACATCTCAAGGAACTAGAGAGCTCAAAGATATGTTCAATAAGGAGACCTTTAAAAACCCAAAGCCTTCGAGCTTGATTTCTTTGTTAATATATATCTCAACGAAAATTAAAGACGAAAAAATCTATATTTTGGATTTTTTTGCAGGATCTGGTACCTCAGCTTACTCCGTTATGAAATTAAATAAAGAAGATGGCGGAAACAGAAAGTTTATCCTAGTAGAAATGGCAGATTATTTCGATGCAGTTATTATTCCAAGAATCAAGAAATTATCATATTCACTTAATTCGGGAAATGGACAGCCACAAGATACTTACGGAACGGGAGTTTTTTTCAAATACTACGAACTTGAGCAATACGAGGAAACATTGGCAAATTGCAAATACAAAGATGGTGATTTGTTCCAAGTTCCTGGGAGATCCCCCTATCAGAAATATGTATTTATGAAAGACGAGAAAATGCTTGAATGCCTCGAGATTGATTACAAAAAGGGAAAAGTCGATGTTGATTTAGACAAACTTTATCCAAGTATAGACATTGCCGAAACATTGTCTAACTTAACTGGCAAATGGATTACGAAAATCACCGATAGCGAAGTAGAATTTGAGGGCGGAACAAAAATAAATACAAAAGAATTGGATTATAAATTAATAAAACCTTTAATATGGTGGGATTGATATGAAAGTAACAAACATAAATATCAACATCTTAAAAGAAATTTTACAGAGAATGCCTGAAAAAGAGATTCAGGTAAAAAAGAACTTTCCAAAATATGACAAATGGTTAGAAGAAAAAGATTATCCAACATATAATCAATTAGTTGAACTTTCTAAAATTTTTCATATTCCTTTTGGCTATTTCTTTTTAGAAAAATTACCCGAAAGAAAATATCCTATTCCACATTATAGAACTACTCAAAACGGAGATTTTAAACCATCCAGTGAATTATTAGACACTATTTTGTTTGCTCAAAAAATACAAGAATGGGCTAGGGATATTTTATTAGAGTGGGGTCAAGAAAAACTGCTTTTTTGTGGTAAATACAAAGATAACTATAATATAGAAGGAGTAATAGAAGAATTAAAAAGAATATTTGAAATTGAGAATAATTGGGCAAGCAGAAAATCCACATGGACAGAAGCATTGAATTATTTAATTGAAAAAGCAGAAGAAAAAGGAATATTTGTTCTTAGAAATGGAGTAGTTGGAAACAATACTCATCGCAAATTAATTATAGATGAATTTAGAGGATTTGTTTTATACGACGAAATAGCGCCTGTAATATTTATTAATAATAATGATGCTATATCTGCTAAAATTTTTACGCTTATTCATGAAATAGTTCATATTTTAATTGGTCAAAGTGCATCTTTTGATTTACGAAATTTACAATCTTCAAATAATGAAATTGAACAATTTTGTGATAAATGTACAGCTGAATTTTTAGTGCCAGCAGGAGAAATCAGAAATATCTATACCCAAAAAACAGATTTAGAAGAGTTGGCAAGACATTTTAAAGTTAGCCAGATAGTGATACTGAGGAGATTATTAGATACATCTATAGTTACACAACAAGAATTTTATATACAATTAAAAGACTTATACAAAAAAGAAATTAAAATACCACAGAGTTCTGGTGGTGATTTTTATCATACTATTCCTAATCGTTTAAGCAAAAGATTTATACATATATTGAATAGTGCAGTTAAAAACAACACTATTCTATTTAGAGATGCATTAAGAATTACCAACTTGAGTGCCAAAACTTATGATAATCTTATTAATAGGACAAGAACAATATGATATACCTAATTGACTCAAATACTTTTATGACTGCTGCAAGAACGTTTTACTCTTTTGATTATGGATCAAAATTTTGGGACTTTATAAAGGAACAAGCTAAAAATAATGCATTGGCGAGTATTGATAAGGTATTTGAAGAAATTAATAAAGGTAACGATGTGCTCAAGGATTGGGCAAATGAAGAATTTTCAAACTATTTTTTAACAACAAAAGAAGAATCGATCTTTCAAAAATATGCAGAACTTGTTCGATTTGCAGAAAATCAAGGTAATCATTATACAAGAAATGCTATAGATGAATTTATGAAAGAAGATAATGCGGATCCATGGTTAATAGCATATTCTTTAGCCAAAAATAAAAATTATACAATTGTTACCTTTGAGAAAGCTAATGAAAATAGAAAAAATAAAATCCCTATACCAAATGTATGTAATTATTATAAAATAAAATATTGCGATTTATATGAAATGCTTAGGAATTTAAATTTTCGATTATGATTATTAAACCTTTAATATGGTGGGAGTGATAAATTATGCCTACACAACGGGAAAAAATAATTAAAAAGATATATGAAATTTTAGAGAATCAACCAGATGGAATTCGGTATGCAGATTTGATTCGTAAAATCAGTGAAGAATTACCAGGAGTCAAAGTTAATACTATTCATGGTACAATTTGGCAATTTAATCAAGACACTGATAAAGGAAAGATAAAAGATGTTTTAAGACCAGAAAAAGGTTTGTATGTTTTAAAAAAGTATTTTCAAGAAGGTAAAATAGAAGATGAGACACGCGAACGGACAAATGAAGAAGTTTTTTATAAACCATTTGCTGATTATTTAGTCAATGACCTAGAGGAATGCACGAAAGCTATTCCATTGGGTGGAAATAGATTTCAGGATAAATGGGGAACTCCTGATGTAATAGGAGCTTATAGAATATTAGGTTTAGGGCATATTCAGCCGCCGATTGAGATAGTTAGTGCAGAGATAAAAATCGATATTAGACAATTAATTACTTCCTTTGGCCAAGCTTGTTCTTATAAGCTTTTTAGTCATAAAGTTTATTTAGTTATTCCAAAAGACTCTAATGGAACAGATATAAAAAGAATGGAATCTTTATGTTTGAAATTTGGGATTGGTCTAATTCTTTTTGACAGAAACAATAAAGAAAATCCTGGCTTTGAAATTTTAACTCGCGCTATTAAAAACGAACCCGACTATTTTTATTTGAATAGATACCTAAAATTAATTGAAGACAAAATAATGGAATTGTTGTAGTTATGGCTAGATTATATTTGCAAAACATCATAGAAGACATTTTTTTGAAAACTTGCCAATGAATACGGAGCTATTTATGAACTTCCATTTTAGGAGGTAAAGGAAAATGTCCAAAGAACAGAAATTTTACAAAGCACTGCAAGATGTTTTCATCGGCGCTAAAATCGAAGGCGAAGGCGGCTTTGTTAATTTGATGAGAATAAAATCAAATTACTACCGCAAGATTGAAGACATCCTAAAAAAAGATATTGAATCTGCTCTAAAAAATTATCCTTCATTTAGGGACGAACTTTTTGATAAGCTCTATTCCTTTTTTAGTCGATACTTCACCGAAAGTGGATCAATTTATTTCAATTCAACACCATTCCATAACAATATCTACGAAAAGGTTTATACCGATGAAAAGGATGTCATCCTCTTCTGGAAAACACAGATGCTTTACTATGTTAAAACTGACAAGATTTTTAGAAGTTTACCAGTTGAGTTTGATGGATTTAAGTTTTACTTTGACGCTTCAAAAATAGAAAACAAAAAAGCAAACGAAAAACGATCTCTGGTTTTTGAGTTAAATAAAATTCATGAAGATGGCACAATTGTTTTTGACGTTCAATACTCCGAAAGAGGCAGAAAAACAAAACAAGAAGATATATTAAAAGCCATAAAGAGAAAAGGCATAGCAATTACAGAAGAACAATTAGAACGCTCCTTTAGAGTTTTTGAAAAACAAAGTGAAGTTGATTTCTTTATCAACAAAAATGCCAAAGCATTTTTGCAAGAGCAGTTTAAACTCTGGAGTTATCAATACTTCTGGGAAGGAGCAAAAAAGTGGAGTACTGATAGAGTTAATCAATTGCAAATCCTAAAAGACATTGCTTTTAAATTAATTGACTTCATCTCACAGTTTGAAGATGAACTGGTAAAAATCTGGAATAAACCGAAGTTTGTTAAAAACTCTAATTATGTTATTACCCTTGATAGAAT
It contains:
- a CDS encoding DNA methyltransferase, giving the protein MKVFKEENWEYKLKIKKYLYNADGTINGNIVKSVLEKDNTQFNIGGTSQGTRELKDMFNKETFKNPKPSSLISLLIYISTKIKDEKIYILDFFAGSGTSAYSVMKLNKEDGGNRKFILVEMADYFDAVIIPRIKKLSYSLNSGNGQPQDTYGTGVFFKYYELEQYEETLANCKYKDGDLFQVPGRSPYQKYVFMKDEKMLECLEIDYKKGKVDVDLDKLYPSIDIAETLSNLTGKWITKITDSEVEFEGGTKINTKELDYKLIKPLIWWD
- a CDS encoding ImmA/IrrE family metallo-endopeptidase; the protein is MKVTNININILKEILQRMPEKEIQVKKNFPKYDKWLEEKDYPTYNQLVELSKIFHIPFGYFFLEKLPERKYPIPHYRTTQNGDFKPSSELLDTILFAQKIQEWARDILLEWGQEKLLFCGKYKDNYNIEGVIEELKRIFEIENNWASRKSTWTEALNYLIEKAEEKGIFVLRNGVVGNNTHRKLIIDEFRGFVLYDEIAPVIFINNNDAISAKIFTLIHEIVHILIGQSASFDLRNLQSSNNEIEQFCDKCTAEFLVPAGEIRNIYTQKTDLEELARHFKVSQIVILRRLLDTSIVTQQEFYIQLKDLYKKEIKIPQSSGGDFYHTIPNRLSKRFIHILNSAVKNNTILFRDALRITNLSAKTYDNLINRTRTI
- a CDS encoding DUF4411 family protein, whose protein sequence is MIYLIDSNTFMTAARTFYSFDYGSKFWDFIKEQAKNNALASIDKVFEEINKGNDVLKDWANEEFSNYFLTTKEESIFQKYAELVRFAENQGNHYTRNAIDEFMKEDNADPWLIAYSLAKNKNYTIVTFEKANENRKNKIPIPNVCNYYKIKYCDLYEMLRNLNFRL